One Myxosarcina sp. GI1 DNA window includes the following coding sequences:
- a CDS encoding ScyD/ScyE family protein, which produces MEETLNEQTPPANATEGQTPPVNSTEAQTPPTNAAPGNEDVIPSLPAQYSSGNAGFFNRQNEAVPTAVTVGPDGALYASELSALPYPEGYARVLRVGEPEGVASFDGRTPGGIGQIYASGFEQINGLTFDEDEALYVLEYENGSTVYDPTLSTEDLPPSRLIRVDPDGTREQISGEELRFGNYVFAHEGKVYAAINNGDVEEGQVLAYEQNSKSGEWSYEVVAKNLKNPRGMDIGPDGNLYVLESGDGTPADDPNVDDALSVQFIPGLVSQRAGYTGAIGRIDLKNGGYERLYEGLPSTIEYDPNTGEDRILSIGPNGLAIDNDGTAWIASGGGLSEDTAEALGEFGEGLRGVLKLEGLFGKDPSQATWTLALDTVQYALKNGPDGATTLFNTQSNLNDIEVGSDGNLYAVDAARNVMYGISPDGEEVESVTVLQKTPP; this is translated from the coding sequence ATGGAAGAAACTTTGAACGAACAGACTCCACCAGCAAACGCTACAGAGGGACAAACTCCCCCAGTAAATTCTACAGAGGCACAAACTCCGCCAACAAACGCGGCACCTGGCAACGAAGACGTGATTCCTAGCCTTCCAGCGCAGTACTCCAGTGGCAACGCCGGATTTTTTAACCGCCAGAACGAGGCTGTGCCTACAGCCGTAACAGTTGGTCCCGACGGCGCACTTTACGCCTCTGAGCTAAGCGCGTTGCCCTACCCCGAAGGCTACGCTCGCGTGCTGCGCGTGGGCGAACCTGAAGGCGTTGCCAGCTTCGACGGACGCACTCCAGGCGGCATTGGTCAGATCTACGCCAGCGGCTTCGAGCAGATTAACGGTCTAACCTTCGACGAAGACGAGGCACTTTACGTCCTCGAATACGAAAATGGCAGCACCGTTTACGATCCCACCCTCTCTACCGAAGACCTGCCGCCGAGCCGCTTGATTAGGGTAGACCCAGACGGCACGCGCGAGCAGATCTCTGGTGAGGAGCTGCGCTTTGGAAACTACGTGTTCGCGCACGAGGGCAAGGTTTACGCCGCAATCAACAACGGCGATGTTGAAGAAGGTCAGGTTCTTGCCTACGAGCAAAACTCTAAGTCTGGCGAGTGGTCATACGAGGTCGTAGCGAAGAACCTTAAAAACCCACGCGGCATGGATATTGGTCCCGACGGCAACCTCTACGTTCTCGAATCAGGCGATGGCACGCCAGCAGACGACCCGAACGTTGACGACGCGCTAAGCGTTCAATTCATTCCAGGTTTGGTCAGCCAGCGCGCTGGCTATACTGGCGCGATTGGTAGAATCGACTTAAAAAACGGTGGTTACGAACGGCTTTATGAGGGTTTGCCCTCGACCATCGAATACGACCCGAACACTGGCGAAGACCGCATCCTTTCCATCGGTCCAAACGGTCTGGCGATCGACAACGACGGCACGGCATGGATCGCCTCTGGAGGCGGTCTCTCAGAGGATACTGCTGAGGCGTTGGGCGAATTTGGCGAAGGCTTACGCGGTGTACTTAAGTTGGAAGGTTTGTTTGGCAAAGATCCCTCGCAGGCGACCTGGACTCTGGCGTTGGACACGGTGCAATACGCCCTCAAAAATGGTCCGGACGGCGCAACCACGCTGTTCAACACCCAGAGCAACCTGAACGACATCGAGGTCGGTTCGGACGGCAATCTTTATGCCGTCGATGCGGCGCGCAACGTGATGTACGGCATCAGCCCAGACGGTGAAGAGGTAGAAAGCGTCACCGTGCTACAAAAGACCCCGCC